In Vitis riparia cultivar Riparia Gloire de Montpellier isolate 1030 chromosome 19, EGFV_Vit.rip_1.0, whole genome shotgun sequence, the following proteins share a genomic window:
- the LOC117908212 gene encoding ribulose bisphosphate carboxylase large chain — MSPQTETKASVGFKAGVKDYKLTYYTPEYETKPTDILAAFRVTPQPGVPPEEAGAAVAAESSTGTWTTVWTDGLTSLDRYKGRCYHIEPVAGEESQFIAYVAYPLDLFEEGSVTNMFTSIVGNVFGFKALRALRLNEVKGSQKWSERLRV; from the coding sequence ATGTCACCACAAACAGAGACTAAAGCAAGTGTTGGATTCAAAGCCGGTGTTAAAGATTACAAATTGACTTATTATACTCCTGAATATGAGACCAAACCTACTGATATCTTGGCAGCATTCCGAGTAACTCCTCAACCTGGAGTTCCACCCGAAGAAGCAGGGGCCGCGGTAGCTGCTGAATCTTCTACTGGTACATGGACAACTGTGTGGACTGATGGACTTACCAGCCTTGATCGTTACAAAGGACGATGCTACCACATCGAGCCCGTTGCTGGAGAAGAAAGTCAATTTATTGCTTATGTAGCTTACCCTTTAGACCTTTTTGAAGAAGGCTCTGTTACTAACATGTTTACTTCCATTGTGGGTAATGTGTTTGGGTTCAAAGCTCTGCGCGCTCTACGtctaaatgaggtcaaag